A region from the Leptospira venezuelensis genome encodes:
- a CDS encoding helix-turn-helix transcriptional regulator: MRADRLLNILLHLQAKGRTTAKELSKKLEISERTVHRDMEALSSAGIPIYAERGIGGGWSLSEGYRTNLTGFKKEEVISLLLVHSSRVLEDLGKKKDFDSAFVKLMASLPPAYRKDAETARQRIHIDGLGWGRAIRELPLLPILQDAVWEEKKVKIIYEREGGKPEPRTIEPYGLVAKDTIWYVVAKRGKEMRVYRISRIKEAEMTTERFERPKKFDLSKYWEEWIKEFKSRVPKYLIKVKVTDATAEHIKSIPYMKCLSEKPMAKGFTEMVIDMETKEWALGSMLQYCDSVFVLEPLELQEAIRHKAKQILKIYE, translated from the coding sequence ATGAGAGCTGATAGGCTTCTAAATATTCTTCTACATTTACAGGCAAAAGGAAGGACAACCGCTAAGGAACTTTCCAAAAAGTTAGAAATTTCTGAGCGAACAGTTCATAGGGATATGGAAGCTCTATCCTCTGCAGGAATTCCAATCTACGCAGAGAGAGGGATTGGCGGAGGTTGGAGCTTAAGCGAAGGTTATAGGACAAACCTTACCGGTTTTAAAAAAGAAGAAGTCATCTCACTCTTATTGGTTCATTCTTCTCGGGTCTTGGAGGATTTGGGAAAGAAGAAGGACTTCGATTCTGCTTTCGTAAAACTTATGGCCTCGCTTCCTCCTGCATATAGAAAGGATGCAGAAACTGCCAGACAAAGAATTCATATAGATGGACTTGGTTGGGGCCGAGCGATCAGAGAACTTCCACTTCTTCCGATATTGCAAGATGCAGTTTGGGAAGAGAAAAAAGTAAAAATCATCTATGAAAGAGAAGGTGGAAAGCCTGAACCAAGAACGATTGAACCCTATGGACTTGTAGCAAAGGACACTATCTGGTACGTAGTTGCCAAACGTGGAAAAGAAATGAGAGTATATCGTATCTCACGGATTAAAGAAGCTGAGATGACTACAGAAAGATTTGAAAGACCTAAAAAATTCGATCTCAGCAAATATTGGGAAGAATGGATCAAAGAATTCAAATCGCGAGTTCCTAAATATTTGATCAAAGTTAAGGTCACTGACGCCACTGCAGAACATATCAAAAGTATCCCCTATATGAAATGCCTAAGCGAAAAACCGATGGCAAAAGGTTTTACTGAAATGGTAATCGATATGGAAACCAAAGAATGGGCGTTAGGCAGTATGCTCCAATATTGTGATTCTGTTTTCGTTTTAGAACCCCTGGAGTTGCAAGAAGCAATTCGACATAAGGCCAAACAAATCCTAAAAATTTACGAATAA
- a CDS encoding ricin-type beta-trefoil lectin domain protein, translated as MKSSKVFSSRIVGAAFICALSLIGAGCKDSSSNYDSLLFLVQSNGKSGGSLGADINYKAEYLAPSPLDQPSGIPFEGGGTKGKNGRSPIPVYAPKLQIDPQSWMSSGFQSRSNTQLRNICIPGTHDSGTYGIQGIDENISQTQEYTVGEQLSLGYRYFDLRIKKIDGQFKIHHGSSVSVSAQEVFQHISSFVNNRKKEIVFVHIQNVDSMSDAEHYELKDQLVLPYLGSRMAPRNLGNSVNFGQLWDLDKNVILIWGGGNYADLSQLYWNQGQTMKSDWQNTGSEGDLINALRARIKDNREGRFYVAQMILTPNAAQIIFPPYWGSIEDLTNDKLDHASFVYDLDREAKKSGQRINIAMVDFAGPRFSQYAFEACMDVNDLEPRYFTLKSKQSNLCLDVSNSGTDNGTRVQVWNCNNTNAQKWFYEHSTSHLRSKLNNDKCLDNGAENWNGGKIVLWDCRDNIDNMRFDFYDDSMRVRQNESIAVDANGSTSGSLVSQWTWHGGNNQRWEKNYETPYFALVNQASNLCLDVNKSSTDNGARIQVYNCNGTDAQKWYYDAGNSFLRSKLNPNKCMDNGGEARNGGKIALWDCKDMNNMRFDFVGDSIRNRINSLYAVDANGTSSGSLVSQWEFKNTSNQLWKKSY; from the coding sequence ATGAAAAGTTCCAAGGTGTTTTCCTCCCGAATCGTGGGTGCCGCATTTATTTGCGCTTTGTCCCTGATTGGAGCCGGATGCAAAGATTCCTCCTCAAACTACGATTCTTTGTTATTTTTAGTGCAATCCAACGGCAAATCCGGTGGTTCTCTCGGCGCAGACATAAATTATAAAGCAGAATATCTGGCTCCTTCTCCTCTGGATCAACCAAGCGGGATCCCGTTCGAAGGAGGTGGAACTAAGGGTAAAAACGGAAGAAGTCCAATTCCTGTTTATGCCCCTAAATTACAGATAGACCCGCAATCTTGGATGAGCAGCGGATTTCAATCCAGATCCAATACTCAGCTTAGAAACATTTGTATTCCGGGAACACATGACTCTGGAACTTATGGAATCCAGGGAATCGACGAAAATATTTCCCAAACTCAAGAATACACCGTGGGAGAACAATTGTCTCTTGGATATCGCTACTTCGATCTAAGGATCAAAAAGATAGACGGTCAATTTAAGATCCACCATGGATCCAGTGTCTCTGTTTCAGCTCAGGAAGTGTTCCAACATATCTCCAGCTTCGTGAACAATCGTAAAAAAGAGATCGTATTCGTTCATATCCAGAATGTGGACAGCATGAGCGATGCAGAACATTACGAGCTGAAAGACCAATTGGTTCTTCCTTATTTAGGTTCTAGAATGGCCCCTCGCAATTTAGGGAACTCTGTAAATTTCGGTCAACTTTGGGATCTGGACAAAAACGTAATCCTGATCTGGGGTGGTGGAAATTACGCAGACTTATCTCAACTTTATTGGAACCAAGGCCAGACAATGAAGAGCGACTGGCAAAACACAGGAAGCGAAGGAGATTTGATTAACGCACTTAGAGCTCGCATCAAGGACAATAGAGAAGGTAGATTTTACGTAGCTCAAATGATCCTAACTCCAAATGCTGCTCAGATTATCTTTCCGCCTTATTGGGGAAGTATCGAAGATCTTACTAATGATAAATTGGATCATGCAAGTTTTGTTTACGACTTAGATAGAGAAGCTAAAAAATCAGGACAACGTATCAATATTGCTATGGTAGACTTTGCGGGACCTCGTTTCTCTCAATATGCATTCGAAGCATGTATGGATGTGAATGATCTTGAACCAAGATACTTCACTTTAAAAAGTAAACAATCCAATCTATGTTTAGATGTAAGCAATAGCGGAACCGATAATGGTACTCGTGTCCAAGTTTGGAACTGTAATAACACTAACGCGCAAAAATGGTTCTATGAACATTCAACAAGTCATCTAAGAAGCAAACTGAATAATGATAAATGTTTGGATAATGGCGCGGAGAATTGGAACGGAGGAAAGATAGTCCTCTGGGATTGTAGAGACAATATAGATAATATGAGATTCGATTTTTACGACGATTCTATGAGAGTTAGACAAAACGAATCTATCGCTGTGGATGCAAACGGTTCTACAAGTGGTTCTTTAGTAAGTCAATGGACTTGGCATGGTGGAAACAACCAACGTTGGGAGAAAAATTATGAAACTCCTTACTTTGCTCTGGTCAACCAGGCTTCTAATCTTTGCTTAGATGTAAATAAGAGCAGCACTGATAATGGAGCAAGGATCCAGGTTTACAATTGTAACGGTACAGACGCTCAAAAATGGTATTACGATGCCGGAAACAGCTTCCTCAGAAGTAAATTGAATCCAAATAAATGTATGGATAACGGTGGCGAAGCCCGTAACGGAGGAAAGATCGCTCTCTGGGATTGTAAGGACATGAACAATATGAGATTCGATTTTGTGGGAGATAGTATCCGAAATAGAATCAACTCATTGTATGCGGTTGATGCAAATGGAACTTCCAGTGGATCTTTAGTGAGCCAATGGGAATTCAAAAATACTAGCAATCAACTCTGGAAAAAATCTTATTAA
- a CDS encoding MIP/aquaporin family protein, translating into MTSPFFGEFLGTFVLILLGDGVVAGVLLEKSKAKDSGWIVITAAWAFAVILGVFTAKAFGSTDAHLNPAVTLAFAVQSGEYSKIPIYLPAQLLGAFLGAVAVYLHYLPHWKETKDSGKILAVFSTDPAISNPPSNFISEFLGTFLLILGIYSIFSPQIADVTTPIGVGYVGLLVWVIGLSMGGTTGYAINPARDLGPRLAHYILPIANKGNSGWKYAWLPILAPLVGGAFAGIFLKIIL; encoded by the coding sequence ATGACGTCCCCTTTTTTTGGAGAATTCTTAGGTACATTTGTGCTCATACTTTTAGGAGACGGAGTAGTAGCCGGAGTTTTATTAGAAAAATCTAAAGCAAAAGATTCCGGCTGGATCGTGATCACTGCTGCTTGGGCATTCGCTGTAATACTGGGGGTTTTTACGGCAAAGGCATTCGGAAGTACGGATGCTCATTTAAACCCTGCAGTCACTTTAGCATTTGCTGTCCAATCGGGAGAATATTCAAAAATTCCAATATACCTTCCTGCACAATTATTGGGAGCATTTTTAGGAGCCGTCGCGGTCTATCTACATTATCTTCCCCATTGGAAAGAAACAAAGGATTCTGGAAAAATTTTAGCAGTGTTCTCTACAGATCCTGCGATCTCTAATCCTCCTTCTAATTTTATTAGCGAATTCTTAGGTACCTTTTTATTGATCTTAGGGATCTATTCCATATTCTCCCCTCAGATCGCAGATGTAACAACTCCCATTGGAGTTGGATATGTGGGTCTTCTTGTCTGGGTGATCGGACTTTCTATGGGAGGGACCACAGGATATGCGATCAATCCTGCAAGAGATTTAGGACCAAGGTTGGCACATTATATTCTTCCGATTGCGAACAAAGGGAACTCCGGCTGGAAATATGCATGGCTTCCAATCCTTGCACCTTTAGTCGGCGGAGCATTTGCTGGAATATTTTTAAAAATTATATTATGA
- a CDS encoding glycerophosphodiester phosphodiesterase produces the protein MKSFSIKQTFLLFFLLYVSCSGEQIRNTPIEGNLDLQGHRGARGLKPENTWPAFEEALSQGMTTIELDTVLTKDQKIIIHHDSESNPALCSKKDGSEIISKSIYELTLAELKELDCGTKKNPKFPEQVSVPGTELLTIQEFFEKVQTWERTGKRKVVPKFNIETKFPNDSESQVSNEIFETHVSLLIKAIETAKVTDRTTIQSFYLPALSLVKKKNPKIKTSALFSLTYPQGAAMKFGLGNFRRELVLNQTKELKADIISPYFLYVTDEFVSKAHSLGIKVIPWTVNDIGEMERLIKTGVDGIITDYPDRLNSVLKKH, from the coding sequence ATGAAATCATTCAGTATCAAACAAACATTCTTATTATTCTTTCTGCTATATGTATCTTGCAGCGGAGAACAAATTCGAAATACTCCTATTGAAGGAAATTTAGATCTACAAGGCCATAGAGGAGCCAGAGGTCTAAAGCCGGAAAACACTTGGCCAGCATTCGAAGAAGCGCTTTCTCAAGGAATGACAACGATTGAACTTGATACCGTCCTGACTAAAGATCAGAAAATTATAATACATCACGATTCTGAGTCGAATCCAGCACTATGTTCTAAGAAAGATGGATCAGAAATTATTTCTAAATCCATCTATGAACTGACTCTTGCAGAATTAAAAGAACTGGATTGTGGGACCAAAAAAAATCCTAAATTTCCAGAACAGGTTTCTGTTCCAGGAACAGAACTTTTGACTATCCAAGAATTTTTTGAAAAAGTTCAAACTTGGGAAAGAACAGGAAAAAGAAAAGTTGTTCCTAAGTTTAATATAGAAACAAAATTCCCAAATGACTCTGAGTCACAGGTTTCCAATGAAATTTTCGAAACTCATGTAAGTCTTTTAATCAAAGCAATCGAAACTGCTAAGGTTACAGATCGAACTACTATCCAATCTTTCTATCTTCCTGCACTCTCGCTCGTTAAGAAAAAAAACCCTAAGATCAAAACTTCTGCGTTATTCTCACTCACCTATCCCCAAGGGGCTGCAATGAAATTCGGGCTCGGTAATTTCAGAAGAGAACTTGTTTTAAATCAAACAAAAGAGTTAAAGGCGGATATTATTTCTCCTTATTTCTTGTACGTAACTGATGAATTTGTTTCCAAGGCTCATTCTTTAGGAATTAAAGTGATTCCTTGGACCGTAAATGATATAGGGGAAATGGAAAGATTAATTAAAACAGGCGTAGATGGAATTATTACAGATTATCCAGATCGATTGAATTCTGTTCTCAAAAAACATTAG
- a CDS encoding SDR family NAD(P)-dependent oxidoreductase, with protein sequence MKALVTGASEGIGREFAKQLAAKGYKITAVARNEVRLKQLVDELGKGHTFIVADLSDPKSTAKIQKELEENHYDLLINNAGFGVYGPFAKADLSRLQAMTRLNIDSLVSLSYSFLKKSQSGDSLMNISSTLGLVPMPSSGVYSATKAFVTSFSESLWYEQRKRGVYVMGLCPGVTVSNFFERAGGDPKDFPKAIAQSAETLVEYALAALKKRSSPTVVSGLPNKVLVKVSKLIGRKATVKLMGKMR encoded by the coding sequence ATGAAAGCTTTAGTCACCGGAGCAAGCGAAGGTATCGGAAGAGAATTCGCCAAACAACTTGCAGCAAAAGGTTATAAGATCACTGCAGTAGCAAGAAACGAAGTAAGACTCAAACAACTGGTAGATGAACTTGGCAAAGGCCACACATTTATTGTCGCAGACTTATCAGATCCAAAATCAACAGCAAAGATCCAAAAAGAATTAGAAGAGAATCATTATGATTTATTAATAAATAATGCTGGGTTCGGAGTATATGGACCGTTTGCTAAGGCAGATCTTTCCAGACTACAGGCGATGACCCGTCTTAATATAGATTCTCTTGTTTCTTTATCTTACTCTTTCTTAAAAAAATCTCAGTCTGGGGATTCTCTAATGAATATCTCCTCTACATTGGGTCTGGTACCTATGCCTTCTTCCGGGGTTTATTCTGCGACTAAGGCGTTCGTAACTTCTTTCAGCGAGTCTTTATGGTATGAGCAGAGAAAGAGAGGAGTCTATGTTATGGGACTTTGTCCTGGTGTGACAGTTTCTAACTTTTTTGAAAGGGCTGGAGGAGATCCAAAAGATTTTCCAAAAGCTATCGCTCAATCTGCAGAAACCTTAGTTGAATACGCTTTGGCGGCTTTGAAAAAAAGAAGTTCCCCTACCGTTGTTTCAGGACTTCCGAATAAAGTTTTAGTAAAAGTTTCTAAGCTGATCGGAAGAAAAGCTACAGTTAAATTAATGGGAAAAATGAGGTAA
- a CDS encoding class I SAM-dependent methyltransferase produces the protein MAHVEKFEGERAQVYERRIGKMIPFYSGIMELVATYLLENTPENGKILSVGCGTGADFSKLLKISPDRFSITGLDPSPEMIEQAQKKFPQLKFICGTVGELPNEEEYDSATLLFVLHFLPDTGDKLSILKEIYTRLKKGGSLILFDLFDSEPNGPEILFKNIKSYLINFQGWEKEAVEIYLKRVFELHRIPGTRYTELLKEAGFSVSSQKFRSLHVGGWIAIK, from the coding sequence ATGGCCCACGTAGAAAAGTTCGAAGGCGAAAGAGCACAAGTATACGAGAGAAGGATAGGTAAAATGATCCCGTTCTATTCAGGGATCATGGAATTAGTAGCAACCTATCTTTTAGAGAACACTCCTGAAAATGGAAAGATACTTTCCGTTGGTTGTGGAACCGGCGCTGACTTTTCTAAATTACTAAAAATCTCTCCGGATCGGTTTTCAATTACCGGTTTAGATCCTTCTCCTGAAATGATCGAACAGGCTCAGAAAAAATTTCCTCAATTGAAATTTATCTGCGGAACAGTCGGAGAACTTCCCAATGAGGAAGAATACGATTCTGCCACCTTACTTTTTGTTTTACATTTTCTTCCGGATACAGGAGACAAACTTTCTATCTTGAAAGAGATTTACACAAGGTTAAAAAAAGGAGGAAGTTTGATCCTTTTTGATCTATTCGATTCCGAACCTAATGGACCGGAGATCTTATTTAAAAATATAAAATCCTATTTAATTAACTTCCAAGGCTGGGAAAAAGAAGCAGTCGAAATCTATCTAAAAAGGGTATTCGAACTGCATCGTATTCCAGGAACAAGATACACTGAACTCTTGAAAGAAGCTGGATTTTCAGTAAGTTCTCAAAAATTCAGATCTCTCCACGTGGGTGGATGGATCGCTATTAAATAA
- a CDS encoding PP2C family protein-serine/threonine phosphatase yields the protein MKRSLILLSIFWFCFSLEASPIQDGVLQISSQDLAEHSELIPLNGNWQFLYGEFVSPEKSKAAQWDMLSVPHSWQDTKKGDQVLPREGAASFRLSIIFSEEDLKKEIGLMMPDFASAYKLYYNGRLVYSSGTPSLEPSSEIPKIKSVYLPLRVEKTNTEILIQGSNWINNFGGFWQVPKLGTLEAIYREKLITQSRESFLFGGLLLIGLYHTGLFLFRRKEKSAFYFALFTFLLTLRVALIGNRLVLEIFPDFPWESVFRLEFFSFYTAVPIFLMFHRSLFPEDTFSWVPAVAWVLAIAYDITLLFPIGFFTNIVGPFQIVTGIGLLYVLFTVCLGVWKKREDSLLFLTGFFAFGITVGIDLLWDKLNLRGINLSPYGLLVFTLSQSLVLSRRIARAFRKSEILSENLRITNSALNILKDNLEVLVLEKTSELNHSLERIRKDLLVAQRIQKKLFPENVESYKELKYAVKYLPRDEVGGDFYDIFEISPGVYRIFLADATGHGVQAALVTMAIKAEYEGIKFGAKDPGFCLDLLDDKFQRKFSSLGTIFSSIIVDIYARENRLVYASAGHPDQILVHSSHLMNLRRTGAIIGLKHKKSYENQELDFLNGDRMFLFSDGVFEQFNSKREAWGESRLRKRISELSEEPIENIPDMVMKDLDKWLGYSQPQDDISLIAIERV from the coding sequence GTGAAGCGGTCTCTTATACTTCTTTCTATATTCTGGTTTTGTTTCTCTTTAGAAGCATCACCGATCCAAGACGGAGTGTTGCAAATTTCCTCTCAGGATCTTGCCGAACACTCCGAGCTCATTCCATTAAATGGGAATTGGCAATTTTTATACGGAGAATTTGTTTCTCCTGAAAAAAGCAAAGCTGCTCAATGGGACATGTTATCTGTTCCTCATTCTTGGCAGGACACTAAAAAAGGAGATCAAGTACTTCCAAGAGAAGGAGCCGCAAGTTTTCGTTTATCCATCATCTTCTCCGAAGAAGATCTGAAAAAAGAAATTGGGCTCATGATGCCTGATTTTGCATCCGCCTATAAATTATATTATAACGGAAGATTAGTCTATTCTTCCGGCACTCCTAGTTTGGAACCTTCTTCTGAAATTCCTAAGATCAAATCCGTATATCTGCCTTTAAGAGTAGAAAAAACGAATACTGAAATTTTAATACAGGGATCCAACTGGATCAATAATTTCGGCGGATTTTGGCAGGTCCCAAAATTAGGAACCTTGGAAGCAATTTATAGAGAAAAGTTAATCACTCAATCCAGAGAATCTTTTCTATTTGGTGGACTTCTTCTTATCGGTCTTTATCACACAGGCCTTTTTCTGTTCAGAAGAAAGGAAAAGTCCGCATTCTATTTTGCGTTATTTACGTTTTTATTAACTTTGAGAGTTGCCTTGATCGGTAATAGGCTAGTCCTGGAAATTTTTCCAGACTTTCCTTGGGAATCTGTTTTTAGATTAGAATTTTTCTCCTTCTATACTGCAGTTCCGATCTTTTTGATGTTCCATCGTTCCTTGTTTCCTGAGGATACATTCTCTTGGGTGCCGGCGGTTGCTTGGGTGTTAGCCATCGCTTATGATATAACTCTATTATTTCCGATCGGATTTTTTACAAATATCGTAGGGCCATTTCAGATAGTAACTGGAATCGGCTTACTATATGTTCTATTCACAGTCTGTTTAGGAGTTTGGAAAAAAAGGGAAGATTCTCTCCTATTTCTCACAGGATTTTTTGCATTCGGCATTACAGTAGGAATAGATCTACTTTGGGACAAATTGAATTTGAGAGGGATAAATCTTTCTCCTTATGGACTTTTAGTATTTACTCTCTCTCAATCCTTAGTGCTTTCCAGAAGAATCGCAAGAGCATTTAGAAAATCTGAAATACTCAGCGAAAATTTAAGGATCACAAATAGCGCATTGAACATCTTAAAAGATAATTTAGAAGTTCTTGTCCTCGAAAAAACTTCCGAATTAAATCACTCTTTAGAAAGAATACGGAAAGATCTACTTGTTGCTCAAAGAATTCAGAAAAAACTTTTTCCTGAAAATGTGGAATCTTACAAAGAATTAAAATACGCAGTTAAATATCTTCCAAGAGATGAAGTCGGTGGAGACTTTTACGATATTTTCGAAATTTCCCCCGGAGTGTACCGAATCTTTCTTGCAGATGCAACTGGTCACGGAGTCCAAGCTGCGTTAGTCACTATGGCGATCAAGGCAGAATATGAAGGGATCAAATTCGGAGCAAAAGATCCAGGATTCTGTTTGGATTTATTGGATGATAAGTTCCAGAGAAAATTCTCTTCTTTAGGGACAATATTCTCTTCTATCATCGTAGATATTTACGCGAGAGAAAACAGATTAGTTTATGCATCTGCGGGCCATCCAGATCAGATCTTAGTACATTCTTCTCATCTTATGAATTTAAGAAGGACAGGTGCCATCATAGGATTAAAACACAAAAAAAGTTATGAGAACCAGGAATTGGATTTTTTAAATGGGGATAGGATGTTCCTTTTTTCAGACGGAGTATTCGAACAATTCAATTCAAAAAGAGAAGCCTGGGGAGAATCCAGGCTCAGAAAGAGGATCTCCGAACTTTCAGAAGAACCGATCGAAAATATCCCTGATATGGTAATGAAAGATTTAGATAAATGGCTGGGATATTCCCAACCGCAAGATGATATCAGTTTAATCGCTATAGAACGGGTCTAA
- a CDS encoding MarR family transcriptional regulator — MADSKNLSTVSILFHQTIADRLGLHITDHKCVDFLFTQGPQTAGEISKNMGLSTGAVTSLIDRLEKKGLVERKNDPNDRRKVRIFLTQDMAAMQKIGSLFEGLAKSVWEQLSGYTAEELKIILDFTRKSIRVMEEEREKLLQNRPNS, encoded by the coding sequence ATGGCCGATTCCAAGAACCTGAGCACAGTATCCATTTTGTTTCACCAAACCATCGCAGATCGACTCGGGCTACATATTACCGATCACAAATGTGTGGACTTTTTATTCACACAAGGCCCCCAAACTGCTGGAGAAATTTCTAAAAATATGGGCCTAAGCACCGGTGCTGTAACTTCTCTCATTGATCGTTTAGAGAAAAAGGGATTGGTTGAACGTAAGAATGATCCAAATGATAGAAGAAAGGTGAGAATTTTTCTGACCCAAGATATGGCAGCTATGCAGAAAATAGGAAGCTTATTCGAAGGTTTGGCAAAATCAGTTTGGGAACAACTGTCTGGTTATACCGCCGAAGAATTAAAGATCATTTTGGATTTTACCCGTAAATCGATTCGGGTTATGGAAGAAGAAAGAGAAAAACTTCTGCAGAACCGACCGAATTCATAA
- a CDS encoding GGDEF domain-containing protein — translation MPSSPKNYWIRNLHFLENQEDAILISDNKGKLLDSNSQAKELGLVPEKNDIKHSTWYSELSKADSKDHSHITLHLSSGKKRFICRTIPILLDEKEPAKAFYFRDITEKTFTEAKARRYETLFRRRENKIKELEIRDKLTGLFNREYTIESFQAELYRAERGGTTIGVVYLHIDGLTEINELFGNSAGDLLLKEMGRILLENSRRSDISSRIGGEKFLLLLPGAHKNIVLERAEKIKRLFSESSSKGSWGEVKITVSLGVAMYPEDGSTYDILLQKVQTGN, via the coding sequence ATGCCGTCTTCTCCTAAAAACTATTGGATCCGAAACCTGCACTTCCTGGAAAACCAAGAAGATGCTATTCTCATTTCTGACAATAAAGGAAAACTTTTGGATTCGAATTCACAAGCAAAAGAGCTTGGACTCGTTCCCGAAAAGAATGATATAAAACATTCTACTTGGTATTCCGAACTTTCAAAAGCAGATTCAAAAGATCATTCTCATATAACACTACATCTCTCCTCAGGCAAAAAAAGATTCATTTGCAGGACGATTCCAATCTTACTAGATGAAAAAGAACCTGCAAAAGCATTCTATTTTAGAGACATTACTGAAAAAACTTTTACTGAAGCAAAGGCGAGAAGATACGAAACACTCTTCAGAAGAAGGGAAAACAAAATTAAAGAATTGGAGATCCGTGATAAACTCACAGGACTTTTCAATAGAGAATACACGATCGAATCCTTTCAGGCAGAACTTTACAGAGCGGAAAGAGGTGGAACCACGATTGGTGTGGTTTATCTGCATATAGATGGTTTAACAGAGATCAACGAATTATTCGGGAATAGCGCAGGAGACCTTCTTCTCAAAGAAATGGGAAGGATACTTTTGGAAAATTCCAGAAGGAGCGATATCTCTTCACGGATCGGAGGGGAAAAATTCCTGCTTCTTCTTCCTGGAGCTCACAAGAATATTGTTTTGGAAAGAGCGGAGAAGATCAAAAGATTATTTTCGGAATCCAGTTCCAAGGGCTCTTGGGGAGAAGTGAAAATCACTGTATCCTTAGGAGTCGCAATGTATCCCGAAGACGGTTCTACATACGATATTCTTCTGCAAAAAGTCCAAACAGGAAATTAA
- a CDS encoding DUF4442 domain-containing protein, which produces MKLFTSDKKESLSSWWLRFRLNHWPCLWCTGGKIEFISSDLRELHVSLKKNLRTLNRVGTIYGGSIYSSVDPYYMLMMMWILGPDYVVWDKAAKVKFVRPILDKVKIRFLITEELIEKTKQNILEKGEIVFDLPAKYEDEEGAVYATFEKTIYAASKEFYEKKLAAKNMTSSFKPSKRS; this is translated from the coding sequence ATGAAATTATTTACTAGCGATAAAAAAGAATCTCTATCTTCTTGGTGGTTACGTTTTCGTTTGAACCATTGGCCTTGTTTATGGTGCACAGGTGGAAAAATAGAATTCATCTCTTCTGATCTGAGAGAGCTTCATGTAAGTCTAAAGAAAAATCTTCGCACATTGAATCGAGTAGGTACAATTTACGGAGGAAGTATCTATAGTTCCGTGGATCCGTATTATATGTTAATGATGATGTGGATATTAGGACCTGACTATGTGGTCTGGGACAAAGCAGCAAAAGTGAAATTTGTTCGACCGATCCTCGACAAAGTTAAAATCAGATTTTTAATTACAGAAGAATTGATCGAAAAAACAAAACAAAATATATTAGAAAAAGGTGAAATCGTTTTCGATCTTCCTGCAAAATACGAAGACGAAGAAGGTGCGGTATATGCGACCTTCGAAAAAACAATCTATGCTGCTTCTAAAGAGTTTTATGAAAAGAAATTGGCCGCTAAAAACATGACTTCTTCATTTAAACCGAGTAAACGAAGCTAA